A stretch of the Arvicola amphibius chromosome 8, mArvAmp1.2, whole genome shotgun sequence genome encodes the following:
- the Cd22 gene encoding B-cell receptor CD22, giving the protein MNVHCPWLLLILGHEALFGSSQKWVVEHPQTLFAWEGACIWIPCTYRMEVSPASQLKILLYQKYEFDNKTKDFTGTVLYNNTNIGSSPSKDERVTFLGKGNSNCTLEIREIRESDRGRLGLRMISGNNKWMEHIYLNISKTPFSPYIKLPSEIQASQSVTLTCTLNYACPQYPIRLEWSLKEPEITPVSNFVSYSIKNVYTESKLTFQPKWTDHGKNVTCRVLHLTDVLSENTVRLDVKHIPQLKIEVSATEVMKGGTVTMTCQVTSSNPEHRLVSWVKNGHPLKKQTPTLTLSEVTKDMSGKYRCQALNDLGLGRSEEVALTVLFPPEPSRVHIYHPPAKEEQSIELVCDSQASPKSTNYTWYHNGKEVPGETQEKLLIPKVSLMHAGTYSCLAENRLGRGQREEEAELDVQYAPKAVTTVIQDSARIREGDSVTVACHYNSSNPKVTYYQWKPPGAGHEITPGMLRIQNVSWNSEPISCAACNEWCSWASPVSLNVHYAPRTVRVQKVSPRSPEIRAGEHVLLRCEFSKSHPAEVHFFWKKNGNLVQEGRDLSFNPISPEDSGNYNCLANNSIGETPSQTWYLHVRYAPRRLRVSISPGDSIMEGKQATLSCESDADPPVSHYVWFDPSNRDLHFSGQKLRLEPLKVQHTGSYRCQGSNSLGKDVSPPSTLTVYYSPETIGKRVALGLGFCLAVCILTFWGMKLQKKWKHNQSQQGLQENSSGQSFFVRNKKARRTPLSEGPQSQGCHNPMMDDSVSYAILRFPETNTPRAGDAGTSATQGPPPNNNDMVTYSVIQKRHVGDYENVTPSCPEDDSIHYSELVQFGAGKRPEAKEDVEYVTIKH; this is encoded by the exons ATGAATGTCCACTGCCCGTGGCTTCTCCTGATTCTAG GACACGAGGCTTTGTTTGGCTCATCACAGAAATGGGTGGTTGAGCATCCGCAAACCCTCTTCGCCTGGGAGGGAGCCTGTATCTGGATTCCTTGCACGTACAGAATGGAAGTTTCCCCAGCCAGCCAGCTCAAGATCCTCTTGTATCAGAAATACGAGTTTGACAATAAGACCAAGGACTTCACCGGGACTGTCCTCTATAACAACACAAATATTGGGTCCTCCCCTTCTAAGGATGAAAGGGTAACATTCTTGGGAAAGGGAAACTCGAACTGTACCCTGGAAATCCGCGAGATACGCGAGAGTGACCGAGGGCGGCTGGGGTTGAGGATGATATCGGGTAACAACAAGTGGATGGAGCACATTTACCTCAACATCTCCA agacACCCTTCTCACCTTACATCAAGCTGCCATCAGAAATCCAGGCATCCCAAAGTGTCACTCTGACCTGTACACTGAATTATGCCTGCCCTCAGTACCCCATTCGCTTGGAGTGGTCCCTGAAAGAGCCCGAAATCACTCCCGTCAGCAATTTCGTCAGCTATTCCATTAAGAATGTCTACACAGAGAGCAAGCTCACCTTCCAACCAAAATGGACCGACCACGGAAAGAACGTGACGTGCCGAGTCTTGCACCTCACGGATGTGCTCTCCGAGAACACAGTGCGCCTGGATGTTAAAC ACATCCCGCAGCTCAAGATTGAGGTCAGTGCTACAGAGGTCATGAAGGGCGGCACTGTGACCATGACATGCCAAGTCACCAGCAGCAACCCAGAACACAGGCTGGTGTCCTGGGTCAAGAATGGGCACCCCCTGAAGAAACAGACGCCCACACTAACTCTGAGTGAAGTGACCAAGGACATGAGTGGGAAATACCGCTGCCAGGCTTTAAATGACTTGGGCCTAGGACGGTCGGAAGAAGTGGCCCTCACGGTGCTGT TTCCTCCAGAACCTTCCAGGGTTCACATCTACCACCCACCTGCTAAAGAGGAGCAGTCAATTGAGCTGGTTTGTGACTCACAGGCCAGTCCAAAATCCACAAACTATACCTGGTACCACAATGGAAAAGAAGTCCCCGGAGAGACACAGGAGAAGCTCTTGATACCTAAAGTCTCCCTGATGCATGCTGGGACTTACTCTTGCTTGGCAGAGAACCGCCTGGGTCgtggacagagagaagaggaagctgaACTGGATGTACAGT ATGCCCCCAAGGCGGTAACCACAGTTATTCAAGACTCTGCACGAATTCGGGAAGGAGACAGCGTGACCGTGGCCTGTCACTACAACTCTAGCAATCCTAAAGTCACCTACTATCAGTGGAAGCCTCCAGGTGCTGGGCATGAGATCACACCTGGAATGCTGAGGATTCAGAACGTTTCGTGGAACTCCGAGCCCATCAGCTGTGCTGCCTGTAACGAGTGGTGTTCGTGGGCCTCCCCCGTCAGCCTGAATGTCCACT ATGCCCCCAGAACCGTGAGGGTCCAGAAAGTGAGCCCCCGGTCACCAGAGATCCGTGCTGGGGAGCACGTCCTCCTCCGATGTGAATTCTCCAAGAGCCACCCGGCAGAAGTCCACTTCTTCTGGAAGAAGAACGGGAATCTTGTGCAAGAAGGGAGAGACCTGAGCTTCAACCCCATCTCCCCAGAGGATTCTGGAAATTACAACTGCTTAGCCAACAACTCCATCGGAGAGACCCCGTCGCAGACCTGGTACCTCCACGTGCGCT ATGCCCCTCGGAGGCTGCGCGTGTCTATTAGCCCCGGGGACAGCATAATGGAAGGGAAACAGGCCACTCTGTCCTGCGAGAGCGATGCCGACCCACCAGTCTCGCATTACGTCTGGTTTGACCCCAGTAACCGCGACCTCCACTTCTCCGGCCAGAAGCTGAGGCTGGAACCGCTGAAGGTCCAACACACGGGCTCTTACCGCTGCCAAGGGAGCAACAGTCTGGGCAAGGACGTGTCACCGCCCAGTACCCTCACTGTCTACT atagcccagagaccaTCGGCAAGCGGGTTGCCTTGGGACTAGGGTTTTGCCTAGCTGTCTGTATCCTGACTTTCTGGGGGATGAAACTCCAGAAAAA ATGGAAACATAATCAGAGCCAGCAGGGGCTTCAGGAAAATTCCAGTGGCCAGAGCTTTTTTGTAAGGAATAAAAAG GCTAGAAGGACCCCTCTCTCAGAAGGCCCCCAGTCCCAGGGTTGCCACAACCCGATGATGGATGACAGCGTTAGCTATGCCATCTTGCGCTTTCCAGAGACTAACACGCCTAGAGCTGG tgaTGCAGGGACCTCAGCAACACAGGGTCCTCCTCCAAACAACAATGACATGGTCACTTACTCAGTGATACAGAAACGTCACGTG GGTGACTATGAGAATGTGACTCCAAGCTGCCCTGAGGATGACAGCATCCACTACTCAGAGTTGGTTCAGTTCGGGGCTGGGAAGCGGCCTGAGGCAAAGGAAGATGTAGAATATGTGACCATCAAGCACTGA
- the LOC119821195 gene encoding 60S ribosomal protein L26-like has product MKFNPFVTSDRSKNRKRHFNAPSHIQRKIMSSPLSKELRQKYNVRSMPIRKDDEVQVVRGHYKGQQIGKVVQVYRKKYVIYIERVQREKANGTTVHVGIHPSKVVITRLKLNKDQKKILERKAKSRQVGKEKGKYKEETIEKMQE; this is encoded by the coding sequence ATGAAGTTCAATCCCTTTGTGACTTCTGACAGGAGCAAGAACCGCAAACGGCATTTCAATGCGCCTTCTCACATTCAGAGGAAGATCATGTCTTCCCCCCTTTCCAAAGAGCTGAGACAGAAGTACAATGTTCGCTCGATGCCCATTAGAAAGGATGACGAAGTTCAGGTTGTCCGGGGACACTACAAAGGCCAGCAGATTGGCAAAGTGGTCCAGGTGTACAGGAAGAAATACGTCATCTACATTGAACGGGTGCAGAGAGAAAAGGCTAATGGCACAACTGTCCACGTGGGCATCCACCCCAGCAAGGTGGTGATTACCAGGCTAAAGctgaacaaagaccaaaagaaGATTCTGGAAAGGAAAGCCAAGTCTCGACaagtaggaaaggagaagggcaaaTACAAGGAAGAAACAATTGAGAAGATGCAGGAGTAG